One Candidatus Cloacimonadota bacterium DNA window includes the following coding sequences:
- a CDS encoding WG repeat-containing protein yields MSRKIMLNLTLLGINFLLILTSICFAEGSNLLPYREGSKWGYMNVQGEVLITPQFDEIDYFSEGKAAVRVGSYWGFINESGDFIVDPIFYAKPPGFSEGLACVFFSNNAGYIDKTGKFAIFPRFTSCNNFSDGVAVVQFRSSECDGVHRMGYIDRKGEVVIEPKFNLAYEFHEDRARVVIDDEKGYIDKKGNIVIGLTDYDLTMDFSEGVAAVEYSDMWGFIDNKGNYTILPQFKYANWSFSEGLVGVEIDDSWGFIDKKGNEVIKPNFKSVGRFSEGFAPAKTNSQYGYINKKGKFVIESQFENASSFQDGIASIERDNLWGFVNKKGKIVIEPQFDLVQYFSEDLCAVQINGKWGFINKKGDIIITPQFDDVRSFSEGLAATWNDRKSGFINAKGEYVIDPHFDYTLSSEFVDGLAPIEIDDKYGFINEKGELIINPIFEVSDNFQEGLAPVRIDYKYGFIDKTGKIIIEPQYEDVQQFSEGYAAVKLDGKWRYIDKEGKRLFSLMMPDFYEANSFVEGMARVKKDGKFGFIDRDGNIAVKIKFKGVLNFSEGLAGAQSDNNTCGYIDKKGIWQILPMYQNIGDFKEGLAPVLNNGKWGFIDNKATKVIDYQYDEARSFNEGLAAVRKGNSWGFIDKEGTIVIDPQFFQVNDFQDGVALVLVTQFSQLQCIDKTGKLLWK; encoded by the coding sequence ATGAGTCGTAAAATAATGCTCAATCTAACATTGCTTGGTATAAACTTTCTTTTGATATTAACTTCGATTTGCTTTGCAGAAGGAAGCAACTTACTCCCCTATCGTGAAGGGTCAAAATGGGGTTATATGAATGTACAAGGAGAGGTTCTCATAACCCCTCAATTTGATGAGATCGACTACTTTTCGGAGGGCAAAGCAGCTGTCAGAGTGGGGTCATACTGGGGATTCATTAATGAGAGTGGTGATTTTATCGTTGACCCGATATTTTATGCGAAACCTCCCGGATTCAGTGAAGGATTAGCATGTGTCTTTTTCTCTAATAACGCAGGATACATCGACAAGACAGGTAAATTTGCAATATTTCCAAGATTTACATCATGTAATAATTTCAGTGATGGTGTTGCCGTAGTTCAGTTTCGGTCATCTGAATGCGATGGTGTGCATCGTATGGGTTATATTGATAGAAAAGGCGAAGTTGTTATAGAACCAAAATTTAACTTAGCATATGAATTTCATGAAGACCGTGCTCGAGTAGTTATCGATGACGAGAAGGGTTACATCGATAAAAAGGGTAATATTGTCATTGGCCTAACTGATTATGATTTAACAATGGATTTCTCAGAAGGAGTAGCAGCAGTTGAATATAGTGATATGTGGGGTTTCATAGACAATAAAGGTAATTATACTATTCTTCCGCAATTTAAATATGCAAACTGGTCATTTAGTGAAGGATTAGTTGGAGTAGAAATTGATGATTCATGGGGATTTATCGACAAAAAAGGCAACGAAGTTATAAAACCAAACTTTAAAAGTGTCGGAAGATTCAGTGAAGGATTTGCACCAGCAAAAACTAATTCTCAATATGGCTACATCAATAAAAAAGGAAAATTTGTTATCGAATCCCAATTTGAAAATGCTAGCTCGTTCCAGGATGGCATTGCAAGTATTGAAAGAGATAATCTCTGGGGATTTGTAAATAAAAAGGGAAAGATCGTTATCGAACCGCAATTTGATCTGGTTCAATATTTTTCTGAAGACTTATGTGCGGTACAAATAAATGGTAAATGGGGTTTTATCAATAAAAAAGGTGACATAATAATTACACCTCAATTCGACGATGTGCGAAGTTTCTCTGAGGGATTAGCTGCAACATGGAATGATAGGAAATCAGGATTTATCAATGCTAAAGGTGAATATGTTATTGATCCACATTTCGATTACACTCTGAGCAGTGAATTTGTAGATGGATTAGCTCCGATTGAAATAGACGATAAATATGGTTTTATTAATGAAAAGGGTGAACTTATTATTAATCCCATTTTTGAAGTATCAGATAATTTCCAGGAAGGATTAGCTCCTGTAAGAATTGATTATAAATACGGATTCATTGATAAAACAGGGAAGATTATCATTGAACCGCAATACGAAGATGTCCAGCAATTTTCTGAAGGTTATGCAGCAGTAAAATTAGATGGGAAATGGCGATATATAGATAAGGAAGGTAAACGGTTATTTTCATTAATGATGCCCGATTTTTATGAAGCGAATAGTTTTGTCGAAGGTATGGCGCGTGTAAAAAAAGACGGGAAATTCGGTTTTATTGATCGAGATGGAAATATTGCAGTCAAAATAAAATTTAAAGGTGTTCTTAATTTTTCAGAAGGATTAGCTGGTGCTCAAAGTGATAATAATACTTGTGGTTACATTGATAAAAAAGGCATCTGGCAGATCTTGCCTATGTATCAAAATATTGGTGATTTCAAAGAAGGATTGGCACCTGTCCTGAACAACGGTAAATGGGGATTTATCGACAATAAGGCAACCAAAGTTATCGATTACCAATATGACGAAGCAAGATCGTTTAATGAAGGTCTCGCTGCAGTAAGGAAAGGTAATTCCTGGGGATTTATCGATAAAGAAGGGACGATTGTTATCGATCCGCAATTCTTCCAAGTCAATGATTTTCAAGACGGTGTTGCTTTGGTTCTCGTGACTCAGTTTTCACAATTACAATGCATCGATAAAACAGGAAAATTGCTCTGGAAATAA
- a CDS encoding WG repeat-containing protein — MNKKIQIIIFSLMILLSIISTFSFANTPQLIPFRYGDKWGYCDQDKNVFIPCTYDEAFPFQDGVARVREDFKGYGLIEIHGNKLVPCSYKYIFDFSDGVAKVCDYNNKCGLIDIAGKPLTEMKYDYINEFHEGFAKVELNNKYGFIDLSGHEITPLIYKNANDFHENLAAVKDTNRLYGFIDKTGKEIIPFKYCMVKDLNNGLAPFAKEDTNHPTGGYEGYLDEYGNELEKNHETNARYYGGLYPDKQDNKYGLLNSKGEIVVPYTYKNIENFINGFAQVTDASGYLGFIDTTGKEITPLQYYGVYDFSVDGFARVSLRGIGFINRLGEEIIEPKYGDDDIGYDFSEGLIYVKENNKTGFLDTLGILRIPYKYKTHKYMGSKFKDGLAKVELDGREFYIDKNGTEYYKEYVPPKRKKKDILPQALMPDTEVREIKSTFVDDTYQITIALPKDYYKTNKTYPVLYLLDADYLLGTVRESAFMMAFGKQIPEMIIVGITYNGTFDDWYQKRIRDFCPTESYAVKAFQGGGGADNFLKFIQNELIPLIEMNYRIVPDERVLVGYSLGGLFGAYTLFEDPDLFNRYILISPSFWWDDTMIFDNEKDFSQNNDELQAQVFLSLGAKEYEDFMFVKKFNDIINTRNYKGLLTEYKTIPGEEHTSTFAPAFVIGIQSIFE; from the coding sequence ATGAATAAAAAAATACAAATTATCATTTTTTCACTCATGATATTGTTAAGCATTATATCAACGTTTAGCTTTGCAAATACTCCACAACTCATCCCCTTTAGATATGGTGACAAGTGGGGATATTGTGATCAAGACAAGAATGTTTTTATTCCATGTACGTATGATGAAGCGTTTCCTTTTCAGGATGGTGTGGCTAGAGTAAGAGAAGATTTCAAGGGGTATGGTCTTATCGAGATACACGGCAACAAATTAGTTCCATGTAGTTATAAATATATTTTCGATTTCTCGGATGGTGTTGCAAAAGTATGTGATTATAATAACAAATGTGGTTTGATCGATATCGCAGGAAAACCTCTGACTGAAATGAAATATGATTATATCAATGAATTTCATGAAGGTTTTGCAAAAGTTGAACTAAATAATAAATATGGATTCATAGACTTAAGCGGTCATGAAATCACACCATTAATTTACAAAAATGCAAATGATTTTCACGAGAATCTTGCTGCAGTAAAAGATACAAACAGGTTGTATGGTTTCATTGATAAAACAGGCAAAGAAATAATTCCATTTAAATATTGTATGGTAAAGGATTTAAATAACGGATTAGCTCCTTTTGCCAAAGAGGATACAAACCATCCCACTGGAGGATATGAAGGTTATCTTGATGAATATGGTAATGAACTAGAAAAAAATCATGAAACAAATGCAAGATATTACGGCGGACTGTATCCTGATAAACAAGATAATAAATATGGTCTATTAAATTCCAAAGGTGAAATAGTAGTACCATATACATACAAAAATATTGAAAATTTCATTAACGGATTTGCTCAAGTTACTGATGCAAGTGGTTATCTGGGCTTTATTGATACAACTGGGAAAGAAATCACACCTTTACAATATTATGGAGTTTATGATTTTTCAGTTGATGGTTTTGCTAGAGTAAGTTTGCGTGGTATTGGATTCATAAACAGGTTGGGTGAAGAAATTATTGAACCTAAATATGGAGATGATGATATTGGTTACGATTTTTCAGAAGGTTTGATTTATGTTAAAGAAAATAATAAAACCGGTTTTCTTGATACCCTCGGAATTCTGAGAATTCCCTATAAATATAAAACACATAAGTACATGGGCTCAAAATTCAAAGACGGCTTAGCAAAGGTTGAACTAGATGGAAGGGAATTCTATATTGATAAAAACGGAACTGAATATTATAAGGAATATGTTCCTCCTAAAAGAAAGAAGAAAGATATATTGCCACAAGCATTAATGCCGGATACTGAAGTAAGAGAAATCAAATCAACATTTGTTGATGACACCTATCAGATCACAATTGCATTACCTAAAGATTATTACAAGACAAATAAAACTTATCCAGTTCTCTATTTGTTAGATGCAGATTATCTACTAGGAACAGTACGCGAGTCAGCATTCATGATGGCTTTTGGTAAGCAAATCCCGGAAATGATCATTGTTGGCATTACATACAATGGAACATTCGATGATTGGTATCAAAAAAGGATACGTGATTTTTGTCCCACTGAGAGTTATGCTGTAAAGGCATTTCAAGGCGGGGGTGGAGCTGATAATTTTCTTAAATTCATACAAAATGAACTTATTCCACTTATAGAAATGAATTATAGGATCGTCCCAGATGAACGTGTTTTGGTTGGATATTCACTTGGTGGATTGTTTGGTGCGTATACTCTTTTTGAAGATCCTGATTTGTTCAATAGGTATATTTTAATAAGTCCATCGTTCTGGTGGGATGACACGATGATCTTTGATAATGAAAAGGATTTTTCACAAAACAATGATGAGTTACAAGCACAAGTATTTCTATCCCTTGGTGCTAAGGAATATGAAGATTTTATGTTTGTAAAAAAATTCAATGACATTATTAACACAAGGAATTATAAAGGTCTTCTTACAGAATATAAAACAATTCCCGGTGAAGAGCATACATCAACGTTTGCTCCTGCATTTGTCATTGGGATCCAAAGTATTTTTGAGTAA
- a CDS encoding DUF814 domain-containing protein: protein MKHNKVYNALALFSGGLDSILAVKLVEQQGVEVIPICFESPFFSCRKAVSSGKENNLSVHVVHLGEDYLDMIREPRYGYGKNMNPCIDCHAFMYKKLGDMLVKFNADFLISGEVLGQRPMSQQLNGMNAVAKWSGYKDLIVRPLSQKLLPDTKPIREGWLNKDILLDLQGRGRTRQIELANKFGITEYPTPAGGCLLTDPGYSKRFRDLIDHNMFDQRFITFLNVGRQFRLDDSTKLILGRNMSDNDYILKLIEKNQDSIDIVVKAKDIPGPIGVLQSREKSISKEVLKQAAEIVVRYISKAADSVTVQVRLPNATIREMDISKRTNGFERELLIN, encoded by the coding sequence ATGAAACACAATAAAGTCTATAATGCACTTGCACTCTTTTCTGGCGGACTTGACAGTATTCTTGCTGTTAAACTTGTCGAACAGCAGGGAGTTGAAGTCATACCTATTTGTTTTGAGTCTCCTTTCTTCTCGTGTAGAAAAGCTGTTAGTTCTGGAAAAGAAAATAATCTATCTGTACATGTTGTCCACCTTGGAGAGGATTATCTAGATATGATTCGTGAACCGAGATATGGTTATGGAAAAAACATGAATCCGTGTATTGACTGTCATGCCTTTATGTATAAAAAACTCGGTGATATGCTGGTGAAATTCAATGCAGATTTTCTTATTTCAGGTGAAGTGCTTGGACAGCGTCCCATGTCCCAGCAGCTTAACGGCATGAATGCAGTTGCAAAATGGAGTGGGTACAAGGACTTGATCGTACGTCCGCTTTCTCAAAAACTGTTGCCGGACACAAAACCGATCCGGGAAGGTTGGCTCAATAAGGATATACTTCTCGATCTGCAAGGCCGTGGAAGAACACGACAAATTGAATTAGCAAACAAGTTCGGTATAACTGAATATCCAACTCCTGCAGGTGGATGTCTTCTAACCGATCCGGGTTATTCAAAGAGGTTTCGTGATCTAATCGATCATAACATGTTTGATCAGAGATTTATCACATTTCTCAATGTTGGAAGGCAGTTTCGGCTTGATGATTCAACCAAACTTATTCTTGGAAGGAATATGAGTGATAATGATTACATCCTAAAACTGATAGAGAAAAATCAAGATTCGATCGATATCGTTGTTAAAGCAAAGGATATTCCCGGTCCAATCGGTGTTTTGCAAAGTAGAGAAAAATCGATATCTAAGGAAGTTTTAAAACAAGCAGCAGAGATAGTTGTTCGTTATATATCAAAAGCAGCGGATTCTGTTACCGTGCAGGTACGGTTGCCAAACGCTACTATTCGCGAAATGGATATTTCTAAACGAACTAATGGATTTGAAAGAGAACTTTTGATAAATTAG